DNA sequence from the [Limnothrix rosea] IAM M-220 genome:
TTGACGGCGATCGCCCTAAACCTCTGGCTAAATTTCTATGTTTTTTAGTCAAAAATAAAAATCAGTGTCGTTACCAATTAAATATGTAAATATGCCGAATCCCCCTGGCCTCCCGTTGAAACAGATTCGGGATTTAGGGGGATCTAAATGCTTGAACTAAACCGCAATGACGATACATATCGCTTTTTTTTTGCGAATTATCATCTCGTTAGTTTTAGCCCAGTAAGCTACGGAGCATCCAAGCATTTTTTTCATGGACTTGCATGCGTTGTGTTAAAAGATCGGCGGTCGGTTCATCATGTGCCTTATCCACAACTTCAAACATAGAGCGTGCAGTACGGACAACCGCCTCTTGACCTTCGACAAGCTGACGAATCATATCTTCAGCTGCGGGCACACCTTCTTCTTCGTTAATGGAAGAGAGTTCAGAGAATGCTTTGTAGGTTCCGGGAGCGGGTGAACCGAGGGCACGAATACGCTCAGCAATTTCGTCACTAGCGAGGGCAAGCTCGTTGTATTGCTGTTCAAAAAGGAGGTGGAGGGTTTGGAACATCGGCCCTGTGACGTTCCAGTGGAAGTTGTGGGTTTTGAGATAGAGCGTGTAGGTGTCGGCGAGAAGGTGGCTGAGTCCATCGGCGATCGCCTTGCGATCTTCTTCTTTGATGCCGATGTTAATGGGAAATGAGGTAACCATAGAGTTTATGTGGAAAAAATATTGATCTATCAGATATCGTGACATAATCCCTTGAAATCTTCCTCATGCTCTTGGGGTAGGCGGAGGGTAGAAATTTGTCGGTTTTTCGGTACTATATCCGGAATTGTTGAGACTTTCCGGCAAGGGAAATGCTTAAGAATGATAAAAATCGCTATGCAACAGGCCGGCGCAAAATCGACCCTTACTATTGGTCGCCGTTTATTTTGATTGGGAATGGTTTGTCGGGTTTAGGACAAGAGCGCTAGTAACTGTTTGTGTTGCTGAACGTCTTTTTGAATTGCATTGATATTCAGTGAATTGCGGTTTTGACTCGCTTGGAACTGCTGAAACCAACTGTCGGCGATCGCCCCCGCATCTTTCGGCAACATTTCAAAATTAAAACCGGGAATATCGCATTGATTTTGCAGCTGCGTAACTTTCGGATCATAGCTGAGGGCAGAACAGGCACAGCCCGCCGAACTGGCAATAATCAAACTGTGCAGGCGCATCCCAATCAAAAAATCCACCTGCTGAAAGAGACTTTTAAACTGCTGTGGCTTCGAGATTTGGGCAATAGTTTTAGGCTGTTCTAGTTGCTCATAAAGTTGCGCGGCGATCGCCCCATCCTGACTTTCCTGAAAAGGCACTAAAACGATAGTTGCGTTCAACTGCCGCTGGAAAATTTTCAAAGCTTCGGTAAGTACAGCTAATTTTTCTGGGGTTAAAGTATGGTGTGAGCGCAGATTAACCGCAACACGAGGATGGGGAAAATCTAAATCTTGATCGAAGGGAATTTCTCCTAATTTCCACACCGGATCGGGCGCGAGAATATGTTCAATATGCCAAGATTTGAGCAAGTCAGAAGATGCTTGATCTCGAACACTAACTGCTTTACAGGATTTGAGACAAAACCGCGTTATCCACTGGGCGATCGCCGAATTTAGGGGGCCAATGCCCTGCCCCCAAGCAATCGTTTTCTTGCCGAGGAGCTGCGCAAATTTCATCAAACCACCATAGTAAATCGGACTCGCGAGACTACTAACATCCTGCATCAAACTGCCTCCACCCCACACAAAACCATCAGAGGCGGCGATCGCCTTGAGAGCCTCCAGAGATTTATGCTTTACCGCAGGAATGCCATAGGCAGCAGTTGTGACAGCAGGATTATGGGACAACACGATTGGTTCCACACTGGTCGGCAACATCTGTAATAGCGTCACCAACAGAGCTTCATCCCCCGCATTCCCATGACCGTAATAGCCACACAGCACAACTTTTGTCATTAATTACGACTCAGCAAAATAGTTATCCAACTTATCCAGTAACTCTAAACCAGTCTGGCGATCGCCTGTGATAGCCAAAGCTTTAAATCGAGTTTGAGCATCAAATTCTGCAAGAGCAATGTTAGAAAATTCTTCCATCAACTTGTTTAAGCTGATCCCTTTTGCCTTGGCTAACGCTTTTAAACGAGCGTGTTTTTCATCAGGTAATCGAATTGTTAAAGTTGCCATATTCACCTCTGAATCAATTCTTCAGGTTTCAAAATTTTTAAGTTGGGAAACAATAAATCAGCTCTCTCAAAATCTTTGATGTTATTAGTAACGATTACTTCTGCACTTCCGGAGATCATAACAGTGAAGCCCCATAATATCCTCAATCAAATCAATATTTGGTAGAAAACAGAAAGATGAGTCCGTTAATTGTGTGTATTTCTTAAAAAGTTGCTACTTCACGTGAACGGTATATTCTTCAAGATTTCTCTCAAATGCCCAGTTTACACAGGAGTATGTACTTTTATAAAAAAGTTGTTTCTTATTTTCAATAAAATAAAAATCGAACAATCCAGATGCCTCCAGAACGTCTTTTAATTTTGAAAGACCATATCTCCGCGGAGTAATGTTTTTATCGGACTGTCGAATGAAATTTCCTGCATGGGACAATGAAGTCCAGCCATATTGGTTTTTGAATTTCTTTTCTGCTATCAGCGTGTATTCGATAATTTTGGTCTTGTACCATGTTGTTTGCCAAGGATTAACAAAATCTATAAAAACCGTGTTTTCAGGCAAAGATTCTTTGAGTATCAAATATGTTGCGTAAGCTTTTGAATCTTCATATCCCAAAAAGCTATTTATAAGAGCATTATGTACAAAAATCATCCTAACAAGATTGCTTTTGAAAGAAAAAATATTGTCATAGTTGATATCTAACTCTTTTATTTGTACTTGATACTTTTCTTCAGAGCACGGGAGCGAGCCTGAATAATGAACTAGATTGTTACGGGCTTGAACTAGTTTTCTAAAGTCATCATAAAAAAGTTCTTTGAGGGATTCAAGAGTATTGAAATCATCGTGTCCTTCGACTTCTAAAAAATCAGCATTTGTTTCTAAATACTCAATTAATTTATTAATTAAATGCCCAAGAGTTGCTAGTTCAAATTTTGAAGGATTACTCTTTCCGCAGTTTGCGAAAGCCTCTGAAATAGGAAGTAGAACCTTCAGCAGTTTTTCTATGTATTTGTATTCCACTACATTGCGACCCACTCTTTTAAAGTAATCCTCCTGTAGCTTTTTTAAATCAGCCATACAATTTTGATTGAACGTATTTTATTCAGAAGTTTTCGGTCGATAAATCTTGCAAGGACGGTGTTCTGCATCAATTTCAATGACAAGATCTGTCCAATCGGGATTTTGCGTGAGCGGCGTAATAAATAGTTCTGGGTGGAGCGATCGCCAAAAATAATCCACAAAATCATCAATCTCCGCGTCACTCATCCCCGTTTTCCCCTTCGCAATCATATTGTGTTCCGCATCCTTGCGCCATTCTTTACTGAGGCGATAATCCTCTGGGTACAGCACAATTAGCCGATCTAGCTTTTCCCATAGCGGCAAATAGTCCTGTAGCGCTTCGTTCATCTCCTGCGCAAACTGTCGATCTTCAGATGTATTAATTGGCGCTGGAGCATTTTTAAAGACTTCTGGCTCCACTGGACGGCAACCCACAAACCACCCTTCAAACAAAATAATTTCTGCTGGGTCAACTTCCTCTGACGGTAGGCGATCGCCCTGACCATTGTGCAGTGATTTATCGAACCGAGGAACCGCAATTTTATCGTCAAGATTTGCCCGTTGAAGCTGGGTCAAAACCTCTAAACCTGTATCAACATCATGGGTTCCGGGAGGTCCTCGCCAAATAAGACGCGGCTGAGTTTCCAATAACTTTTGGCGTTCGGCGTAGGTTTTATAGAGATCGTCAATAGAAATGGCAATGCAAGGATAATTCCACGTAGCGAGAATTTCCCGTAACACTCGACTGATCGTCGTTTTTCCTGTGCCCTGCCCACCGAGAATCCCTTGAATTAAGGGCTGATCTTGCTGTTGTCTGGCTCGTCGTAACTGCATCGCTAAGGGTAACCACAACTCCCATAGGGTTCGCAAAATCGCATCTTGATCCGTAAATTTCATGGATTCACAGAGCTGAATAATCGCCGGGGCGATCGCCAAAAATTCCGTTGCCCTGACTGAAATACCGGCCACACTCAGGTCACAACCGAGACCGAGCGCCTGTTTTGGGTACTGTTTTTCTTGGGCTAAGAGTTTTTCATAATCCGTGATTTGAGGGGGATGCCCGGCCAACCACTCCCCTAAGATTTCGGCAATATCCATCGCTGTTGCTCCTCACCCGTTTTTTATGGATTCTTTCTAAATTAGATCCGTTCTTCGATTTCAGACAATGGGGCGATCGCCATAATGAAAATCATTT
Encoded proteins:
- a CDS encoding Dps family protein, giving the protein MVTSFPINIGIKEEDRKAIADGLSHLLADTYTLYLKTHNFHWNVTGPMFQTLHLLFEQQYNELALASDEIAERIRALGSPAPGTYKAFSELSSINEEEGVPAAEDMIRQLVEGQEAVVRTARSMFEVVDKAHDEPTADLLTQRMQVHEKNAWMLRSLLG
- the csaB gene encoding polysaccharide pyruvyl transferase CsaB, with the translated sequence MTKVVLCGYYGHGNAGDEALLVTLLQMLPTSVEPIVLSHNPAVTTAAYGIPAVKHKSLEALKAIAASDGFVWGGGSLMQDVSSLASPIYYGGLMKFAQLLGKKTIAWGQGIGPLNSAIAQWITRFCLKSCKAVSVRDQASSDLLKSWHIEHILAPDPVWKLGEIPFDQDLDFPHPRVAVNLRSHHTLTPEKLAVLTEALKIFQRQLNATIVLVPFQESQDGAIAAQLYEQLEQPKTIAQISKPQQFKSLFQQVDFLIGMRLHSLIIASSAGCACSALSYDPKVTQLQNQCDIPGFNFEMLPKDAGAIADSWFQQFQASQNRNSLNINAIQKDVQQHKQLLALLS
- a CDS encoding toxin-antitoxin system HicB family antitoxin codes for the protein MATLTIRLPDEKHARLKALAKAKGISLNKLMEEFSNIALAEFDAQTRFKALAITGDRQTGLELLDKLDNYFAES
- a CDS encoding OST-HTH/LOTUS domain-containing protein — translated: MADLKKLQEDYFKRVGRNVVEYKYIEKLLKVLLPISEAFANCGKSNPSKFELATLGHLINKLIEYLETNADFLEVEGHDDFNTLESLKELFYDDFRKLVQARNNLVHYSGSLPCSEEKYQVQIKELDINYDNIFSFKSNLVRMIFVHNALINSFLGYEDSKAYATYLILKESLPENTVFIDFVNPWQTTWYKTKIIEYTLIAEKKFKNQYGWTSLSHAGNFIRQSDKNITPRRYGLSKLKDVLEASGLFDFYFIENKKQLFYKSTYSCVNWAFERNLEEYTVHVK
- a CDS encoding glycerate kinase; the encoded protein is MDIAEILGEWLAGHPPQITDYEKLLAQEKQYPKQALGLGCDLSVAGISVRATEFLAIAPAIIQLCESMKFTDQDAILRTLWELWLPLAMQLRRARQQQDQPLIQGILGGQGTGKTTISRVLREILATWNYPCIAISIDDLYKTYAERQKLLETQPRLIWRGPPGTHDVDTGLEVLTQLQRANLDDKIAVPRFDKSLHNGQGDRLPSEEVDPAEIILFEGWFVGCRPVEPEVFKNAPAPINTSEDRQFAQEMNEALQDYLPLWEKLDRLIVLYPEDYRLSKEWRKDAEHNMIAKGKTGMSDAEIDDFVDYFWRSLHPELFITPLTQNPDWTDLVIEIDAEHRPCKIYRPKTSE